A genome region from Alicyclobacillus acidocaldarius subsp. acidocaldarius DSM 446 includes the following:
- a CDS encoding bifunctional homocysteine S-methyltransferase/methylenetetrahydrofolate reductase, giving the protein MRDAVWRQWRRPPRDVEGPLGAYVIFDGAMSTYLHQLGVPIGTPVEQLNLTSPDLVARVHRRYVESGCTVLQTNTFMGNRIALERHGLTVDVQSLNRRGVEIARSAARDEASVYGTMGPAMGGYRYGALLQDEERDLLARVYAEQAEALVSAGIDGLILETFPDLEEALVAIAAVRPILGDLPLVVNLSPEEIGVTRDGVPLAEAFRRIKAAGADVVGLNCRLGPYGILRSYEQAGVAADGPYAAVPNAGILQRSEGDEIAYTGDTADFSRLMLRIAQLGVRWLGGCCGTTPEYIRTLRDALMRADREPHGAAIQAETHATSRPSAVTTGAGAYHDGMSVVDIAREKKAIVVELDPPKHLSIARFLEGAEALAGAGADLITMADNSLGSVRVSNMALASLLKQRGIEPLVHVTCRDRNLIGQQSHLMGLAVLGIRNVLLVTGDPSRYGELPGATSVYDVSSMDLTKMVRRLNEGIGFSGQPLKQPSRFVIGTAFNPHVHNFRKAVERLRRKVEAGADFVMTQPVFDPNLMAAIAEATRDLGVPVFVGIMPLTSARNAEFLHHQVPGIRLSEQALRRMQEAAPEEAPAVGEAIARELVEVAIRLFPGIYLVTPFLRYEMTVRLTEYARSLEATLVSRPHGHA; this is encoded by the coding sequence ATGAGGGATGCAGTGTGGCGCCAGTGGCGTCGTCCGCCCCGGGACGTCGAGGGCCCGCTCGGCGCTTACGTCATCTTCGACGGGGCCATGTCGACCTACCTACACCAATTGGGCGTTCCCATCGGCACGCCCGTTGAGCAGCTCAACCTGACTTCGCCCGATCTCGTCGCGCGCGTGCACCGCCGTTACGTCGAATCGGGTTGCACCGTCCTGCAGACCAACACGTTCATGGGCAATCGAATCGCGTTGGAGCGCCACGGTCTCACCGTGGACGTGCAGAGTCTGAACCGAAGAGGCGTCGAGATCGCGCGGTCCGCCGCTCGCGATGAGGCGAGCGTGTACGGCACGATGGGTCCGGCGATGGGCGGATATCGGTACGGCGCCTTGTTGCAGGACGAAGAACGCGATCTGCTTGCGCGCGTGTACGCGGAACAGGCGGAGGCGCTCGTCAGCGCCGGTATCGACGGCTTGATTCTGGAAACGTTCCCGGATCTCGAGGAGGCGCTCGTTGCGATCGCGGCCGTGCGCCCGATCCTGGGCGACCTGCCTCTGGTGGTCAACCTGTCGCCGGAGGAGATCGGCGTGACGCGCGACGGGGTGCCGCTCGCGGAGGCATTCCGGCGCATCAAGGCGGCGGGCGCCGATGTGGTGGGACTGAACTGTCGCCTCGGACCTTACGGGATCTTGCGGTCCTACGAGCAGGCGGGCGTGGCGGCCGATGGGCCGTACGCGGCCGTGCCGAACGCTGGGATTCTGCAGCGGTCGGAGGGAGACGAGATCGCGTACACGGGGGACACAGCGGATTTTTCGCGCCTCATGCTCCGCATTGCGCAACTTGGAGTTCGATGGCTCGGCGGCTGTTGTGGAACGACGCCGGAGTATATTCGGACCCTTCGCGATGCCCTGATGCGCGCGGACCGCGAGCCACACGGCGCCGCCATCCAGGCGGAGACCCACGCCACGAGCCGACCGTCCGCGGTGACGACGGGGGCCGGGGCGTATCATGACGGCATGAGCGTTGTCGATATCGCACGTGAAAAAAAGGCCATCGTGGTCGAGTTGGACCCTCCGAAGCACCTGTCCATCGCTCGTTTTTTGGAGGGGGCCGAAGCGCTCGCGGGCGCAGGCGCCGACCTCATCACAATGGCGGACAATTCGCTGGGCTCGGTGCGCGTGTCCAACATGGCGCTGGCGAGCCTTCTGAAACAGCGGGGAATCGAGCCGTTGGTCCACGTGACGTGCCGAGATCGGAACCTCATTGGGCAGCAGTCGCACCTGATGGGGCTCGCGGTCCTCGGCATCCGCAACGTGTTGCTTGTGACGGGAGATCCGTCCCGGTACGGAGAGCTGCCGGGGGCCACGAGCGTGTACGACGTGTCGTCGATGGACTTGACCAAGATGGTGCGCAGGCTGAACGAGGGCATTGGTTTTTCCGGCCAGCCGCTCAAACAACCGTCCCGATTTGTCATCGGCACGGCGTTCAACCCGCACGTCCACAACTTCCGAAAGGCCGTGGAACGCCTGCGGCGAAAGGTGGAGGCGGGCGCGGACTTCGTAATGACGCAGCCTGTGTTCGATCCCAATTTGATGGCGGCCATCGCGGAGGCGACGCGAGACCTGGGCGTCCCGGTCTTCGTGGGCATCATGCCGTTGACGAGCGCTCGAAATGCGGAATTTCTGCATCACCAGGTGCCGGGCATTCGCCTGTCCGAACAGGCGCTGCGCCGCATGCAGGAGGCCGCGCCGGAGGAGGCGCCCGCGGTCGGCGAGGCCATCGCGCGAGAATTGGTCGAGGTGGCCATACGACTCTTTCCGGGGATTTATCTGGTGACACCTTTTCTTCGTTATGAGATGACCGTTCGGCTCACCGAATACGCGCGAAGCCTGGAGGCGACGCTTGTCTCCCGGCCCCATGGGCATGCGTGA
- a CDS encoding Hsp20/alpha crystallin family protein gives MSPKSNHPFEFLNQLQELGDMRKWLGPDFLKNMPMPNFQGVPFFQDEATAAPFPPIDLYNRSSEIVAVIALPGLKSQGDVALTVRPRLLRVRGQLSSYFAGAHDHVLSSELFRGAFDREIDLPERVNPDGVKAVYRSGLLIVYMAKDLAREAPGNTVAIEFSPEEG, from the coding sequence ATGAGCCCGAAGTCCAATCATCCGTTCGAGTTTCTCAATCAGCTGCAGGAACTCGGCGACATGCGGAAGTGGCTCGGCCCTGACTTCCTGAAAAACATGCCCATGCCCAATTTTCAAGGCGTCCCTTTCTTTCAGGACGAAGCGACCGCAGCGCCCTTTCCACCCATCGATTTGTACAACCGGAGCAGCGAAATTGTGGCGGTCATCGCGCTCCCCGGGCTCAAATCCCAGGGAGACGTCGCACTCACCGTGCGGCCGCGTCTACTGCGCGTGCGAGGTCAGCTCTCGTCGTACTTCGCCGGCGCGCACGATCACGTCCTCTCATCCGAACTGTTCCGAGGGGCGTTCGACAGGGAGATCGATCTGCCGGAGCGGGTGAATCCGGATGGCGTGAAGGCCGTATACCGCAGCGGGCTGCTCATCGTCTACATGGCGAAGGATCTGGCGCGCGAGGCGCCCGGCAACACCGTCGCGATCGAGTTTTCACCCGAAGAGGGCTGA
- a CDS encoding GGDEF domain-containing protein: MELFQFAAEALTKLAAVNGGLFIYRKRGVETGGEPQPPAVYHTFGVFAEGPIAPCVEELLRSDLTLGVPTGRWLLVEDIPHDELRAWLTSLSVLEFGVWPLYSREEVRGAMVAARTEPVVHITWETSHALMEACSAQVSLALDMIMALRVAEHASQRDLLTGVWNRLGIERRWPRVLEVAREDRARHAIVGIVDIDHFKHINDTYGHPVGDRVLRLVAQALQDEARPDELVGRIGGDEFIVIAWSESPDWRPRMLAMQRAIRERSSGTCAVSVGGSVLGLDGDSFEACYSAADERLYENKRWRKQHGESPVS, encoded by the coding sequence TTGGAACTGTTTCAATTTGCCGCCGAGGCGCTGACCAAGCTGGCGGCGGTCAATGGGGGGCTCTTCATCTACCGAAAGCGAGGCGTCGAGACGGGGGGCGAGCCACAGCCGCCGGCCGTCTATCACACGTTTGGCGTGTTTGCCGAAGGTCCCATCGCGCCATGCGTGGAAGAGCTCCTGCGATCGGACCTCACCCTCGGCGTGCCGACTGGACGATGGTTGTTGGTCGAGGACATCCCGCACGACGAACTTCGCGCGTGGCTCACGTCCTTGTCCGTGCTGGAGTTTGGCGTGTGGCCCCTCTATTCGCGAGAAGAAGTGCGCGGCGCGATGGTCGCGGCGCGCACGGAGCCCGTGGTCCACATCACTTGGGAGACGAGCCATGCGCTCATGGAGGCTTGCTCGGCTCAGGTCTCGCTGGCGCTCGACATGATCATGGCGCTGCGGGTCGCCGAACACGCGAGCCAACGCGATCTTCTTACAGGAGTTTGGAATCGGCTTGGCATCGAGCGGAGGTGGCCGCGCGTCCTCGAGGTCGCTCGGGAAGATCGCGCGCGCCACGCGATCGTCGGCATCGTGGACATCGACCATTTCAAGCATATCAACGACACGTACGGGCATCCGGTCGGGGACCGCGTGCTGCGCCTCGTGGCGCAGGCGCTCCAGGACGAGGCCCGGCCCGATGAGCTCGTGGGCCGTATCGGCGGCGACGAATTCATCGTCATCGCGTGGTCCGAGTCGCCGGACTGGCGGCCCCGAATGCTCGCCATGCAGCGGGCCATTCGGGAACGCTCGAGTGGCACGTGCGCGGTGTCCGTGGGAGGAAGCGTGCTCGGCTTGGATGGCGACAGCTTCGAAGCCTGTTACTCGGCCGCGGATGAGCGCCTCTACGAGAACAAACGTTGGAGAAAGCAACACGGAGAAAGCCCCGTTTCGTGA
- a CDS encoding TlpA family protein disulfide reductase has protein sequence MRRTWAFVLAGWVAMLAVGCGVIGSSAASGQAAKSFGRDRTHPLVFQNLTGAMNDGQDPRWDPRPASSGLYGEVTVWTVSGRQEVLTPEHQPLLFAAYWCPHCQRTLQLLTSIRHRLKRPPVIVNVGYPAGTSLQTAVRIAREEDAALHLAPFEEVFILTPSAGDRYAPLGYPTLVFRQGNGLWSLYGEHQAEIWEKALS, from the coding sequence ATGCGTCGGACGTGGGCGTTCGTGTTGGCGGGATGGGTCGCCATGCTGGCGGTGGGGTGCGGTGTCATCGGAAGTTCTGCGGCGAGCGGGCAAGCGGCAAAAAGCTTCGGGCGGGATCGCACGCATCCCCTGGTGTTTCAGAATCTCACGGGAGCCATGAACGACGGGCAGGATCCGCGCTGGGATCCTCGGCCCGCTTCCTCAGGCTTGTACGGCGAGGTGACGGTCTGGACGGTGAGCGGTCGACAGGAGGTGCTCACGCCGGAACACCAACCGCTTCTCTTTGCGGCGTACTGGTGTCCGCATTGCCAGCGTACGCTGCAACTGTTGACCTCCATTCGCCATCGCCTGAAACGGCCTCCTGTGATTGTCAACGTCGGGTATCCGGCCGGCACGTCGCTCCAGACCGCGGTTCGCATTGCCCGCGAAGAGGACGCGGCGCTGCATCTGGCGCCATTCGAAGAGGTCTTTATCCTCACGCCGTCTGCAGGGGACCGGTACGCACCGCTCGGGTATCCCACGCTCGTCTTTCGACAGGGGAATGGGCTTTGGTCGCTCTACGGCGAGCATCAGGCCGAGATATGGGAAAAGGCTCTGTCCTAA